TGGAGCTTAGAAAAATATAGAGAATCTTTGAGTATATTAAACTACACGTTGTATGAAATTTTCTCCACTCAATTGTGTTTTTCCACAAATTGAaagacctatttatagaatttttttgaaaataatccaaaaataattacatcattacatacatcatcacacgctaattttcaatattttcaaccCTTATTTTCACCATATatcataatttaatatgaattttcaaattttaccCACAAAAGCATCGGTGTTACTTGTACCACATGCATCTGGTTGTTGTACCATTTCATGATAATGTGCCATAATCAATCAAATGAAACAAATTTATCATCAGTTCAATAGCTAAATAGATAATCCTCTGTCCACCCGCCAAATGTGGCAGCCTCAACTGCAACTCCTCCGCTCCTCCGCCGCTGCCTTCTTCCCCCTCTCACCTCCTCCGTTGCCGTTTTTGCGTCCTCCTCAATTTCCTTCCAGACCCATCAAACCCAATCATCACTATTCACCCTGCTCTGCCCACAAGACATGGCTTGCCCAGCTCTCTGAAGTACTCACCGCCGCTACAACTGCAGACACAATCCTTTTGGCGCCGACGGAGGAGGGTCCCGTCGAGTTACCTCCCTCAGCTCCTTCCATTTTTAAAACCACTGACGACCCCACCGTCCTCCAGACAGCAACCAGTGTCTTCCTCACCGGTGCCATCACCATTTTTCTCTTCAGATCCCTCCGCCGCCGCGCTCAGCGTGCCAAAGAAATGGTACTTCATTCGTTCTTCTTCTAGTTGTCCGCGTCTTTTCCGTACGGCGTTgctttgattgggcgagaaagAATCAAACTCACCTTCAAGTTCCATACGCTTTTGTGCGTATTTCTTCGATGCTAAGCCTTGTATTTTAGAAATCGTGGAATCGTTTTCAGACTGAAAAGTTCTGTTGGAAGTCATTTTCTTTGAAAATTGCTTATCCTCTATTCGCGTCTACATTTTTATCACAAATAATAATCTGTTCTTATTTCTCAACTTTAATGCGACCATCTTGTAGAATTTGCAAATCAAGCCTTTGTTTTATCAATTACGGTTAATTTTATTTCAGAAATTTCGGTCATCGGGGACAAATAAATCTTTGAAGGAGGAGGCTGTAGATAGCTTGAAATCAATGTCTTTATCTCCAGTTACAGCCAAGTCTCCCCCTTCACCTGTTCAAGCCTTTCTAGGTGCATTAACAGCTGCTGTGATTGCGACAATTCTTTACAAGTTTACGATAACTATCGAAGCTTCTCTAAATCGCCAAACTCTTTCGGATAACTACTTGGTTTGTTCTCTATTTAAGTTGTGCTAATTGAAGGAAAAAACTCTTGCATAGACCAAGTCTAGCATTTGTTCCTTATCAAGGTGGCGTGAGTTAAGCCTAATCGTAcgtttttttgaaattttctttgaTGAATAATGTTGGTTCTGTTTAAGGCCATTGCTCCAAGAAAGATGCTTGATGTGGTGTACACAAGAATGTCCCAATTAACTTGTGTTTTGGGCAAAATCATGTCAGCTTGTATCAGATTGTAGTTAATAACTTCATCATGTTATTGGCGGTTGGATGTGTTGTGTAGATAAACTCCATGACGTTTAGTTATTTAATAATCAATTATGGTAGTGTGGTGTAAACGTATTGAATCTGTCGAATTCTAGTCATTTTTCCATATCTGAGTTCGAGCTTGAAAATGctcgaaaataaaaaatgtagtGTTTTGGGCTCTATTTAAAATTCGAGTTCGATTTGTTTGGTTTGATTTTTATTATCGAACTTCATTAGGACTTTGCAAAATTTATCGTCCAATGCactgatgttaaattttttaacCATTTTTAGGTCCACCAGATAACCATAACTATCAGGTAAATCTTGTAACTTGCTAGCAAGTTTGTTTCCTTGTTATAGTGGGCTTATTATCTTTCTTCATCAATCCGCAGAACTATAATAAATGGAATGTGTTACCTTGCTACTTTTGTCTTTGGGGCCAATGCTCTTGGATTATTCCTCTATTCGGGGCAACTTGCCTTCAATTCCTTTATGGAAGGTGATAGTGACGGAGGAAATGAACCCTTAGGCTCGTCTGATCCACCGTTGGGTGATGCAGAGACTTCTGGAACAGCCAGTTCCAATGGGGATCAAAATTCTGATGACACAGAGTAATGGAGAATGGAAAATGGATAAAGGAGATCGATctaatcattttttattttgtaaacaTGTAGCAACACTCTCTTGACGAGGTAACGATCTTTACACGAAGTAAATTCACGTGTTCTATAGCTTATGCCGAGTAATCTTCCAATTTCATATGCGAACAAATTGTCGTGGATTTATGTTTGAGGACGGAATTTGGATAATGCGAGATTAAGGCACAACAGTTAGGTGTAAATATTGTTTCTCTtccattttgtttttttttccatGTCCATGCCTTAACAATTGTTTCATTTGGGTGATAGACATCTTCTGGTGTCCCAAAGTTGGTGAGGTGGTCATGTGAAGACAGGCTTCTGAGTTCAAAGATGAGACACATGGATATGGAAAGCATTTTTAGGACTTACTCTACATGGAATATTGGAATCCAATATGTGTAGATCCTGAATGTATCTGAGGAACGAGAACTAGTATTAGTTTTGAAACAAGAATCTGGAAATTTGGACCAAATGCTTGAAGTTGTACTAAAGTATGTAGTTAATAGTTAGAGTTTGACTCATATTTAAGAACTTCATCACAACATTCCGATTGTTGTGATGCATATGCAACAACTACACACGAAGGTCAGAGCGAAATGCTTTTGTGATCTGTTGATGAGCAGCATTTTCACGGATTCGGGAGACGTGTATACCCGAGTGTTGACAAAAATTATACATAATATGCTCGAGTTGGTCAACGACCCAACGGACCTTGTCTGAGATATGTTCTAGCCTCGAAGCCGGCAATTACCTAAGCCGGACCGAATCAAGATAGCCAAACATTTTTATGACACAATATCATATCATTTATATAACGGATCTCAATAACAGACGGACTCAATATGATATGTTAAGTGGTATTGATGTGTCAAACTAAAAAATTGTGTGTtgataaaagaaatattttattttattaatatcatataaatcaataaataacaaataaatcaTACACGTGATTTTTTTGAGGATTTAAATTACTGATAAATTGATTGAGGTAGGTAAGATATCATTTTTTTTCACGATGTTTGATAGATGCATATGTACTTTCGCTGCCAATCTTTCTTCGAAATGATATATTTTTGCTACTAGaaagatatatataatatgtcaTTCAACATCAAAATTGGGTACGATTATGTGATACAAAGactaaaatatttcaattttaatcaaCTTTATAAATATCTAATGAATCTAACAGAAGTCAATCAGTCAAATAAGAATGCAATATATGATCTCCATATCATCATAAGACCACATGTCAAAAAGATATACCACACAATCcgaataaatgttttaaaaagcGAGCAGTTATAGCTCCGTAAAATCCCATAATTGTTGCTCAACGTAAACAATGTTATCATACAATCGACGTAACATAAATATGTGTTAccgaaatattttattttatgcacgaTCAAATGATGAATGTACATATAAATTCATGTAGTGTCATATTATTGTTAATCTCATGTGCGACATCTTGAGAtagaattataaaaataaaatataaaactggacaccgagatttacgtgaaaaaccactaaaaattattagggtaaaaacaacgagcaagatgaaaagaattctaTTATAATATTTATGGGTTACAACGTCTTACTATGTTTTCAAAAAGAACAttcactctcttaatacagaaAAAACAaatacctcacaaatattatataacttaaaaaatcaaataaaaatgtttattaGATGAAGAGAGAACATGAGAATGAGATAGATGAAATAATCGAATTTTGCCTCTATTTATGGTCAAGCTTCATGGTATGAACATTAAAAGTGCATCCGAATTTTCAGTGTAACACAATCCCAAAAACCCATCTCCTTTTCTGCATGCCACCTACCATCATCAATGTGCAGCctacattttttttaacaaaacatgaactttgattttccaTGTTCTGCCAGCAACTCCACCAATCATTCACACAACCAACTCATCCATTATTcacattctcccacttggagattttaTGGAAAATCAAACACATCTACAGATCATTTCAATCTTGTCATTTCCTGTTGTTTACGTTTTTTCTAAGGATCTGCACCAAAATTTATAGTGTTCACAAGCTTGGTCAGAACATCAACTATGTTATTATTTCCATGGATCTTCTACATATCAATACTTTCTTTTTCTATTACTTCTCGAACAAAGTTAAATTGGACTTCAATGTGTTTAGCTCTAGAATGAAAAGCTGGATTCTTACAATGTGGAAGGTGTCTGATTGTTACAAAATAAATGaattttctcttgtttgtgttTGATCTCTTTCAATAATCTTTTAATCTATATTGTTTTTTTCAAGTTTGAGTAGCTGCCATTTATTTTTCCTATGTCGTAGATAATGTCACAACTTTTTGCAGTTTCGAAACCTAGTTTACTGCTTCCCTACAATTTTAAACGCATAAACAGTGGTAAATTTTTTCTTATAAGGATCATCTGCATAATATGAATCGACATAGCTCCTGATTGTAAAATCCGACCCTCCAAAACATAATGTAACATTCAAGTAGCCTTAATGTCTGTAAGGATCCTCCTAACAGCACGTCAATGCTCTGGTCCAGGATTTTCTATGTATCGACAAACTACTCCCACTGCTTGTGCAATGTTTGGTCTTGAACATATCAtgacgaacatcaaacttttCACTGTTGAGTGTTGATGCATATGGCACTTGAGACATCTTCATCTTCTCTACTTTACTGCTAGGACACACATCGGAGAACAACTTGAAGTTAACAAGAATGAGGGTcgaaattggcttactatcttgcatatTGAAGCGTTGCAaactttttttcaaataattgttCTTGAAAATCCAATTTTTTGTTACTTCTGTCTTAATGAatttgcatccctagaatcttgtctGTTGATCCCAAGTcgttcatatcaaattccctagccaactgcgCATTCAACTACTGGACCGATCTTTTTTGTGGCTTGCGATCGACATATCTTccacatacaacaacaaaatGATATAAACATCTCCAGAaatcttgaaatatgtacaagggtctgcactaaGTCTTTGTATCCAAGGACCATGATATAGAAttaaatctcttgtaccaacacctcgacGCCTGTTTAAGACCGTATTAAGATTTGTTCAACTttcaaaccaagttctctttgcctttttctgCAAAATATTCtagctggagcatatagatttcttcttcaagatctccatgaagaaaatTCCATTTTCACATGTAGTTGTTCTATATGTAGGTTAAACACCGCACACAGTGCCAACACAACTCTGACtattgtaagccgaaccacaagagaaaatgtagaacccgtaaatcagtagacgtataagccatgcataattctagatttttaaatttaattgacttcattgcatgattattttaaatgcatttgtttgaagttaattattttattatttcagttcagtagtttgatctttagcatttcagttatttcagtgaggccggaccggagttggagttttgagatagaatttaagattcgagaaatatttccagaagttaatttagctagcaaccaagctcatttaagttagaaagggaggtttgaggatttaatttaattatttgaggtgattaagaaatgaactcatttaagttattaaattaaggggttagctcactaaattatttaaaggattagtaaggctttcaaggattattagttgactagataatcaacatttccctttattttattatgcattttttggccacccttagtgctagaagattcattttccaactcatcaactttgaccaattctttgcatgtaattagtaggataattctaggatttttgggagcacaatttaattaattaatggacatatcctagactagaaaataagcaaaatttcggccactacctcctagaagcatccaccaactcatttgatatcaattcaaatttaaaattcaaatgcatgaagacttggtcttgatatgatccttatatcttgcaccatcctcctcacccctcataaccactccatcacactccctccccaccgaaatcagacccattttcagtagaaaaaacgtgaataatagctagggagaaagggagaaaaatcgagagcaagaaaggtagacaagaagcgctccatctcctccgtgccgcgtcgtcgttgtttcgttcgttttctttcaaaacgaaaccaggcatgtctagatttctttcaaacctcaatcaagtcatattatcatttatttttcagtacatgatcatgtttattcaagtaaaaatcgagatccatgtcaaaatattttgaaatcacacatgcagaattttcgatttccttggcaagcttcacggtttcttttgttttgtgagtttcaggtattggatcgacttcaggctcccaaggcggcttgtatacatgtagtaggatgcattaggaccatgttggtccattcaaaccagccccatgcttgctggaaattcagaatgacagcaagtccccataggtgcagaaaatgttgttcgaaaattcagtttcttgtcatggaggaaggatctgatcttggctgccccaatggcctatagccatggttggatcacttccctagcatgtctaagacgtgactaagttgcccttttggtggcttggtccatggcccctcggtttttaatcaaaagatcaaaacagcccctttccccattcggccccttccatttttcagcatatggtttcgtttcttttgttgcttggtatggatcttggttggcctatggcccttagccacggttcatatcatgctcctagatgtctagatcgtgccatggtcaatcaaatggccattggaacgacacgagacatcgatcatagcataaacactacacacgcatgcacgttgctctcggttggacccttcggttgagttttggtatgatgcggattgtggctggcctagagcccttagccatggttcaaatcattccttgggatgttggtaagagcctctggtcggtggttcactcccctaatggcctatagtctcgaaaccaacgcaagtcttgtagttgcgcagctgctggaaattacagcaagttgctgtgtcggttcagaggctcgtttgagttcttggttggcttttagcccatggccttggactggacagtgcctcattgagttgggaaggtcatgtttttgaccgtttgtcattcggatcattttcgaggtcgtacgagaatttacggtgcaatgtgccaaattgactctcgaaagagcgtttcgtgttttggcctccattccacctagatttcgaccctatcattttaggaacattattttatgatttttcag
This window of the Primulina tabacum isolate GXHZ01 chromosome 4, ASM2559414v2, whole genome shotgun sequence genome carries:
- the LOC142543272 gene encoding uncharacterized protein LOC142543272, which produces MWQPQLQLLRSSAAAFFPLSPPPLPFLRPPQFPSRPIKPNHHYSPCSAHKTWLAQLSEVLTAATTADTILLAPTEEGPVELPPSAPSIFKTTDDPTVLQTATSVFLTGAITIFLFRSLRRRAQRAKEMKFRSSGTNKSLKEEAVDSLKSMSLSPVTAKSPPSPVQAFLGALTAAVIATILYKFTITIEASLNRQTLSDNYLVHQITITIRTIINGMCYLATFVFGANALGLFLYSGQLAFNSFMEGDSDGGNEPLGSSDPPLGDAETSGTASSNGDQNSDDTE